In Bos indicus x Bos taurus breed Angus x Brahman F1 hybrid chromosome 23, Bos_hybrid_MaternalHap_v2.0, whole genome shotgun sequence, the genomic window AGAACCACTGTTTCATGAGAGCTTTGACTGTAAGAGAAGTATTCCAGAGACCAGACTATCTGCATTTAAACCTCTGGTTAAAGAGGGAGTCCTCACTTCTTTTGTGCCTAGGCCGGGGCCTCTGAATAGAAGCCTCAACCCTTGGAGCTCAGATCACAGCTTGAATAAGAGGCCCGGTTGTTCCTCCATGGACTCCTTgaccagcacacacacaggcgACTCCCTTAACTCCAAAAGAAATGCTATCTCAAGCTCTTTCAGCTCTTCTCGAGATTTCTCAgaaccttggaagaaaagtattcCCAGTGCATCACTCCAGATACCAGAGTGgccagtaaaaaagaaagaaaaaggtcatCAGTCTCACCTTCCAGTCCCGCTGGTATCAGACGAGTCTCCAGAAACATCTGGCAGCTCTGGACAGCAAAATCAGGTTCCACTGCTTCCATCTAGCCCTGAAAACCTGCTGTCTCTCACTCCACCTCCCCAGCTTGGTCATCCAGTCCCTGAAGACCTGGCCTTATGGAAGAAAGCTAGACTCCAATCGAGCAACAAAGCCAGAGAGAATACAACTGAGAGCACCACAGACTCTGTCCCTGAGTCTAGGTCTGCTATTCagccttccctgtctctcaccctGCCTTCTGCAGGCACAGCTCCAACCCAGAGCACTGATCCTCAGTTGGAAAGTTTAAATAAGTTACAGAAGTCTCCAGGTCCACCGGACTTCCCACAGCCCACTGGAGAGGTAATCAGTGCAGCCCACTCACCTCTGACAACAGCAAGCCTGCCAGCCCCATTTGGGTGCTCACAGTCAGACCCCCTTTCAGGCATCTCTTCGGACTCAAAACTCCCAGCTACTTTCATCCATCTGACCCCTGTTTCTCCCACATCACCAGTCACTGGCACCACACAGCTACCTTTGGCGTCTCAGGCTGCCGTGCACCTAGACTCATCTGCTATTATCCCTACAGCCCCCGCTACGCAAAGTACTTCGTTTAGACTGATGAGCAGCCCAGGTCCCCATCCTCCTGCATCTGTGCCTCCTATTGCAGCTTCTGCTGACCACATGTCAAAACCCATTTTAGGGCTCCCACCCAATAGTGAGACTGGGACCTCCTTATACTCTAGAATTTCAGTCACAGCTGCTCCATCTTCAGCTCCAGGTACCTTAACTCCCACTTTCAGGCCTATCTTTGGCAGTGTAAGACCACTTAAAACTATGCCCATGATAGCTCCTTTCTCTTTCAAGCAGGCCTCTCCTCCACCTACCCCTGCTTCTCCCCATCTCTTCCATGGCCTGGTCAAGGCTACCTCTGTAGTCATGTCCACCACACCAGCCAACACATCCAAAGACTCTCTTACGCCACCTTTCGATTTTGGTGTAGTGAATGTTACCAGTACCATGGGCAACACTTACTCCATCCCTTCCACTTGCCACACTTTCCTTCTTGGGGCTGCCTGTGCCTTCAAGGGCAGTTTCTCCCCAGCTGCAGGCTTCATTTTGCCGCCATGCCAACGTCCTACCATACCTACTGTACACACAGTCACTATCTTTAGCCAGGTTCTTCCCAGTGCTGTCCAAATATCCCCTACCAGGAGCACTGCCAAATTTAGGGCTAGCTCTCTGTCCGCTTCAGCCCTAGGAAACACCAACCAGCCTGCATTTTCATCCAGGATCTCCAGTTCAACCTCAGCATTCACAATTCCCTTGGGGTCAGGCCCAAGGCCACCTTTTTCACTATCCCTGGGAGCAACTCCCCAGCCTGCATTTGGAATTGCATATGGGCAGAAGCAAGGAGCCCCCCAACCAGCCCTTGGCCCAAGCTTCAGTAGCTCTCTCATTTTTGGAAACTCAACAGTGGCATTCTCAACCCCATCACAAACTCTGACTCAACCATCCTTCAACAGTCCCACTCAGTCAGCCTTTGGAGGTTTGGCACCATCAGCCTCCACCTTTTGCATCCCTACCAACCTCCGGCCAGATGTTAACAACACTCCAGTAGCTTTTCCCTTTGGTCAGGCTAATACAAATGGTTTTGGAGTTGTTAGCCCAACCCACCGGACTGGGGCTTGTGGCTCAGTGTTTGGTAGCACAGCCCCAAGACCTTTTGACTTTGGGGGATTAGTaacccctatggactgtggtgAGACTGGGGTCAGTGTGACTGCTCCAGACATGAGTTCCAACTCCAGAGCATTCAGCACTGGAGCAGTGCCAAGTGGGACAACTAACACCATCACACCCTTGGGTAAAGGCTGGGGCCCAAAAAACCAGGGCCTGACCAGCCAGGGCACACCTTTTGCCTTGGGGAGGGCCAACATTTCTGCAAGAAAAACTATGTTTAGGGGCCCTTCCATGGATCCCTTTGCTCAGAGCACTCCTGTCCTTGCACCAGTTAAGGCAGGCAGCAGTTTTGGCTTTGGGATGCATTCTTCACCTCCCCAGGGCTCTGTTGGAAAAGGATCTTTCAGATCGCCAGCCTCATCATTTTCCATTGGCACAAAATCAAAAACCTCAAGAAATAGGGAGCAAGGGCATTCTCGAAGGCATCATTCCCATAAGAAATAACCTGTGTTCCTTGCCATTCGTACTGTGATGTGGACCTCTGTGTAGTGACTTGCCTCAGCATCTTCTAAGTCTCTACAGCAAAAATACCCGAGATCTAAGGTGAGAGCTTTGCACATTCATCCTGTGGTCCTAATCTACATTCTAGAAGACAATGAAAGACTAAAGTATCAGTGATAATAGCAGACTGGAACTGAGTGGAACTAAATCTTTGGAACTGAACAGAGCCTTgccttcccctccctgcccatTTCTTTCTGTGTCAAGAACGAGCTCAATCAGGACACTGCCTCCTGCTTTTTTTTCTGGGAACAGACATGACAGAGAGGCAACAAATACAGCCCTCTTGCAACTCTGGAAGGTGGAATAGATTC contains:
- the POM121L2 gene encoding POM121-like protein 2, with the protein product MGSYLGKLGLSPSSPAEGRTDLSERPMNRRLTQSLHQVYRIQQVHRTHPAPRHRPARRPSDWDPTNSTAWMVNEAWRRFPMKRCQNSIMGPLPSDWWEGYFKRSIWSLRHPRAIWSPVTIKIVPPARTVPPSASPAEVINSAGLSPSERLPDPCAKETVLRALKECKKGKVRFEEPLFHESFDCKRSIPETRLSAFKPLVKEGVLTSFVPRPGPLNRSLNPWSSDHSLNKRPGCSSMDSLTSTHTGDSLNSKRNAISSSFSSSRDFSEPWKKSIPSASLQIPEWPVKKKEKGHQSHLPVPLVSDESPETSGSSGQQNQVPLLPSSPENLLSLTPPPQLGHPVPEDLALWKKARLQSSNKARENTTESTTDSVPESRSAIQPSLSLTLPSAGTAPTQSTDPQLESLNKLQKSPGPPDFPQPTGEVISAAHSPLTTASLPAPFGCSQSDPLSGISSDSKLPATFIHLTPVSPTSPVTGTTQLPLASQAAVHLDSSAIIPTAPATQSTSFRLMSSPGPHPPASVPPIAASADHMSKPILGLPPNSETGTSLYSRISVTAAPSSAPGTLTPTFRPIFGSVRPLKTMPMIAPFSFKQASPPPTPASPHLFHGLVKATSVVMSTTPANTSKDSLTPPFDFGVVNVTSTMGNTYSIPSTCHTFLLGAACAFKGSFSPAAGFILPPCQRPTIPTVHTVTIFSQVLPSAVQISPTRSTAKFRASSLSASALGNTNQPAFSSRISSSTSAFTIPLGSGPRPPFSLSLGATPQPAFGIAYGQKQGAPQPALGPSFSSSLIFGNSTVAFSTPSQTLTQPSFNSPTQSAFGGLAPSASTFCIPTNLRPDVNNTPVAFPFGQANTNGFGVVSPTHRTGACGSVFGSTAPRPFDFGGLVTPMDCGETGVSVTAPDMSSNSRAFSTGAVPSGTTNTITPLGKGWGPKNQGLTSQGTPFALGRANISARKTMFRGPSMDPFAQSTPVLAPVKAGSSFGFGMHSSPPQGSVGKGSFRSPASSFSIGTKSKTSRNREQGHSRRHHSHKK